From Cannabis sativa cultivar Pink pepper isolate KNU-18-1 chromosome 8, ASM2916894v1, whole genome shotgun sequence, a single genomic window includes:
- the LOC115700989 gene encoding GDSL esterase/lipase 7, translating to MMMMRMVILVMGLLLWGSASQGLIVMAHIPPALYVFGDSLLDSGNNNFLLTLAKANYLPYGFNFQDGPTGRYTNGRTVADYIAENLKLPYAPPYLSIRESTSLTGLNYASGSCGILPETGTQFGECLNLNHQIDLFEITINTELKKKFSNNEFSNYLSKSIFIFSIGNNDYINNYLTDPTKRIKYSPQTFAQLLINSLAQQLERLYKLGGRKVIVFELGPIGCIPSITRKRKMQSNKCVEEINKMVQIFNQRLGVMLQNLTSSLKASHFILGRVHALGYDAIKNPKNYGLVDTSSGCCKSLLNGTSGCIPLQQPCKESTSHYFWDAFHLTETVCSLIANGCFTHSSICSPTINQLVQI from the exons atgatgatgatgaggatgGTGATTTTGGTGATGGGTTTATTATTATGGGGATCTGCAAGCCAAGGATTAATAGTAATGGCTCATATTCCTCCGGCATTGTATGTGTTTGGAGATTCATTATTGGATAGTGGTAATAACAATTTTTTGCTTACTCTTGCCAAAGCCAATTACCTTCCTTATGGTTTTAATTTCCAAGATGGTCCTACCGGAAGGTACACCAATGGCAGAACAGTCGCCGATTACAtag CTGAAAATCTTAAGTTACCATATGCTCCTCCATATCTAAGTATAAGAGAATCGACCTCCCTTACTGGGTTGAATTATGCATCTGGCTCTTGTGGGATTCTTCCAGAAACTGGCACTCAATtt GGGGAATGCTTGAATCTGAACCACCAGATCGATTTGTTTGAAATCACAATCAATACAgagctgaaaaaaaaattcagtaatAATGAATTTTCCAACTACCTCTCAAAATCTATATTTATATTCTCCATTGGCAACAATGATTACATAAACAATTATCTTACCGATCCCACCAAGCGTATTAAATATTCTCCTCAAACATTTGCACAACTTCTTATCAATTCACTCGCTCAACAACTTGag aGATTATATAAATTGGGAGGTCGAAAGGTAATAGTGTTCGAACTGGGTCCCATTGGTTGCATCCCATCAATAACAAGGAAAAGAAAGATGCAGAGCAACAAATGTGTGGAAGAGATCAATAAAATGGTTCAAATATTCAACCAAAGGCTTGGTGTAATGCTTCAAAATCTAACATCATCTCTCAAAGCCTCACACTTCATTCTTGGTCGTGTTCATGCGTTAGGCTACGATGCAATCAAAAATCCTAAAAATTatg gaTTGGTGGATACAAGCAGTGGATGTTGTAAGAGTTTGTTGAATGGGACATCAGGGTGCATTCCTTTACAACAGCCGTGCAAAGAAAGTACAAGTCATTATTTTTGGGATGCTTTTCATCTTACTGAGACTGTTTGTTCACTCATAGCTAATGGTTGTTTTACTCACTCATCTATATGCTCTCCCACTATTAACCAACTTGtacaaatttaa
- the LOC133030335 gene encoding uncharacterized protein LOC133030335 — protein sequence MICRFLTRASQLFGRKKREVSDVVARQAKEIEKLKAEVQSLKQQRNAAEQEEEGEVAGEAYVPQPYAPQDEVQPQIYAEEFISLNDQGILYNFDDHAALNQQVHLCSDNIDNIVARGYLYEHVGTIKVHCQDYDDSHARIMVSEILQEDAEIPVPIEECRYVRDVNQMFLPWPKHLILTTEGPLAQPPSRRDASKGKAPMLSPQGRGAREDDLFTEEKMALIPNSLKWMIHEFLRLKDKRDIITISVPRGFIAPRTQITLSGEDLQQVATCDYIGNQGMLFGMMHIWESINGLRKIFKFYDPELLTVHGINDEEQSQSFDDAARRLANWLSLMNNNHQMFFIPWNIGMHWTLVVVAPRKIIHLNPVKGRPIPEEIEQMIGRAFMYIGDAHEYLGPWQGISQANCPRQPKSQECGFYVLKYITDIVARANPNRYIQDQKAFGGKKQYDPKTELLPLQRKWIEQLMAVIHGDD from the exons atgatttgtaggttcctgaccagggcatctcaactgttcggcaggaagaaaagggaagtgtctgatgttgtggctcggcaagcgaaggagattgaaaaattaaaagccgaagtccaatcccttaagcagcagaggaacgctgccgaacaagaggaagaaggagaggtggctggtgaggcgtatgttccacaaccatacgctcctcaggatgaggtacaaccacaaatttatgctgaggagttcatttccctcaacgaccaaggtatcctatacaattttgatgaccatgcggcccttaatcagcaagtacatctctgctctgacaacatcgacaatattgtggcccgagggtatttgtacgagcatgtgggtacgatcaaagttcactgccaggattacgatgattcacatgctcggatcatggtttcggaaatcctgcaagaggacgctgaaatcccagtcccaattgaagagtgcagatatgttagggacgtgaaccagatgttccttccttggcctaaacacttaattttaacaaccgag ggtccactcgctcaaccgccctcaagacgtgatgcgtcaaaggggaaagctccgatgctttctccacaaggccgtggtgcacgtgaagatgacttgttcacggaagagaagatggcgttgatccctaattcgctaaaatggatgattcatgaattcctaaggctcaaagataaacgtgatataatcacaatttctgtcccacgaggattcattgcaccgcgtacccagatcacgttatctggagaggatttgcagcaggttgctacgtgtgactacatcggcaaccagggaatgctgtttggaatgat gcacatatgggagagcatcaacggtctgagaaaaattttcaagttttacgacccagagcttctcacagtgcatgggatcaacgatgaagaacagagtcagtcttttgacgatgcggcaagacgattggctaattggttatcattaatgaacaacaaccaccaaatgttctttattccttggaatatcgg gatgcattggacgctagtggtggttgcgccaaggaaaattatccatttaaaccctgtaaaaggccgcccaattcccgaagaaatagaacaaatgatcggaag ggcattcatgtatataggggacgcacatgagtatcttggcccgtggcaaggaatttcacaagcaaactgtccaagacaacctaaaagccaagaatgcggtttttatgttttgaaatatatcactgacatcgtcgcacgtgccaaccccaaccgttacatacaagatcaaaaagct tttgggggtaagaagcaatacgatccaaaaacagaattgttaccactacagcgaaagtggatcgaacaattgatggcggtgattcacggtgacgattga
- the LOC115700292 gene encoding uncharacterized protein LOC115700292 isoform X2 produces MVSLFYLGLLFLIMIHIALMDSSSAYAHQYDQDNSSLLSGGRKMMMMMREENNNIAGGAVAVAVAGIPKISGKDHIKASNDHQYSLLGMSQQTLNSQEATDETRRLIEAAKEIVSLMHKDYKGMGRRKPPINNHEPSH; encoded by the exons ATGGTCAGCTTATTCTATTTAGGCCTTCTTTTTCTCATCATGATACATATTGCCCTTATGGACTCATCCTCTGCATATGCTCATCAATATGATCaag ATAATTCATCATTATTGAGTGGAGGAaggaaaatgatgatgatgatgagagaAGAGAACAATAATATTGCTGGAGGAGCTGTTGCTGTTGCTGTTGCTGGGATCCCAAAGATTTCAG GAAAGGATCATATAAAAGCTTCAAATGATCATCAATATTCTCTTTTAGGAATGTCTCAACAAACTTTGAACTCTCAG GAAGCAACAGATGAAACAAGAAGGCTTATTGAGGCAGCCAAAGAGATAGTGAGTCTAATGCATAAAGATTACAAGGGAATGGGTCGTCGCAAGCCACCCATTAACAATCATGAGCCATCCCATTGA
- the LOC115700292 gene encoding uncharacterized protein LOC115700292 isoform X1 — MVSLFYLGLLFLIMIHIALMDSSSAYAHQYDQDNSSLLSGGRKMMMMMREENNNIAGGAVAVAVAGIPKISGASHDDIDGSNCGGQGIKRGFSHVKCNKVLEEDHDDDDQKNITSTRDMAYTNKKVVVVAGFVAFNADYHGPKRHPPKHN; from the exons ATGGTCAGCTTATTCTATTTAGGCCTTCTTTTTCTCATCATGATACATATTGCCCTTATGGACTCATCCTCTGCATATGCTCATCAATATGATCaag ATAATTCATCATTATTGAGTGGAGGAaggaaaatgatgatgatgatgagagaAGAGAACAATAATATTGCTGGAGGAGCTGTTGCTGTTGCTGTTGCTGGGATCCCAAAGATTTCAGGTGCAAGTCATGATGATATTGATGGATCAAATTGTGGTGGGCAAGGAATAAAGAGGGGTTTTAGTCATgtaaaatgtaataaagtgCTTGAAGAAgatcatgatgatgatgatcaaaaaaatattacaagtacTAGAGATATGGCCTATACTAATAAGAAAGTAGTAGTAGTAGCTGGTTTTGTGGCTTTCAATGCTGATTATCATGGGCCTAAACGTCACCCTCCTAAACATAATTGa